From the genome of Cololabis saira isolate AMF1-May2022 chromosome 1, fColSai1.1, whole genome shotgun sequence:
TTCAACCAAACAACGGTCCTTTTCAGGGCCACCCACCTGATCTGAGAGCATATTACCAACATTTATACGCACATGTTTTTGGATAAAAGTTGTCTTGATTAATTTATTCGATCCCAGGAAACAACCAGGACAAACATTTCTATCAGACTTGATGAAGTCTACCTCTTAAATCACTCGGGTATGTTGAAAGATAAGCATCCAAATGGGTTCATTTTCATTGTTTCTGCATCTATTGATTAAATTAAAGCGATTCACGATCGACAAGAGTTGTAACTATTCTGTTGGTCCACGAAGGTTTACCTACTTGTATCTGCTTGTTTACAAAGATTCATAATGTGGAGTTGCTACAGTGTTTTAAATGTTGCGTTTTCCAGTGCAGGTGGTTTTAAACGGCTTTATTCAGTTAAATGTAATAAAGGACAGTTAAACAATGAAACTGTCCTTTTTTGTTGCTCGTTGAGCCTGGTCATATTAACGAGCTCTGCACTACAAATGAGACTCTTAAACTCCTAGGATTAATTCGCCACTTTTTCACAACCTTCTGAAAACAATCTCACAATACAAAGTTTGTATTTATAGATGTATTTGCTAAACAAACGGCGCATTTCGACAGTTTCCCGCTCTTCTTTCTCTCCACTGAGAGCTGCCCACCAGTTTAAATGAAGACAAACTCAATCTGTGACGTCAGAGCCACTGGACCAATCACAGACGGGAGACTGCGCTGTTATTTTTGCATGTGGAGGGAATGAAATCAGCCTCTCTGACCGAAGCAGTTCATTCGTTTCTGGAGAAGGAAACATGCCTGAACCCGCCAAATCCGCGCCCAAGAAGGGCTCCAAGAAAGCCGTGACCAAGACCGCCGGGAAAGGCGGCAAGAAGAGGAGAAAGAGCAGGAAGGAGAGCTACGCCATCTACGTGTACAAGGTGCTGAAGCAGGTCCACCCCGACACCGGCATCTCCTCCAAGGCCATGGGCATCATGAACTCGTTCGTCAACGACATCTTTGAGCGCATCGCCTCTGAAGCGTCTCGTCTGGCTCACTACAacaaacgctccaccatcaccTCCAGGGAGATCCAGACCGCCGTGCGCCTCCTGCTGCCCGGGGAGCTGGCCAAGCACGCCGTGTCCGAGGGAACCAAGGCCGTCACCAAGTACACCAGCTCCAAGTAGACCAAGACCCAATACAAACCAACGGCTCTTTTCAGAGCCACACACCCAATCTGGAGAGCATGAAACTTCCTTCAGCCGTTTAACATGATTAGTAAATAATCATTAGTCTGGGTTTAAGAATAAACTTTAAAATTATAAATCCACAAAGGTTAATGTGTGATTGaatcatttattaattaaatattgttaaagcACAAATAGCTTCTGACATGGTTTAGCTGAATTATTTTAATTAGACAATTGTATCAATATCACAGtaaaattaatttgtttatCTTCAAAAATTGTCCGATGGTTTTGTTTTCACAACAACATTGAGtaatttttataaattttaaGAAGTTTCAACTTCAATGACATATTGTTGACTGCTTGactaaactcaaatatcctgatCTGACACCAATGCGCTTGACTCATCAAGCATACAACCAGTGAGTTGATATTTATGAGAAagtgaatgaggtcattttcaagcattcttatttttttattttctggtgGCGTTTTATCAAAAGTGCTTCATTTACATggcaacatgtttttttttcttttaatataatTCTAATTACCGGACCCGCCACCCCACTCTACGTCACATCCTAGGTCACCTTTGTACAGAATCActactccggcactttaaaacaaacatgtacattttttttattttaacattatttgttcttttgtattgcacaatcaccacaacaaattccttgtgttgTGTGTACTTGGCATAAACGTCTTTCTGATTGTAATTCTGATTCTGTAATATacccacattattattatgtatat
Proteins encoded in this window:
- the LOC133448442 gene encoding histone H2B-like is translated as MPEPAKSAPKKGSKKAVTKTAGKGGKKRRKSRKESYAIYVYKVLKQVHPDTGISSKAMGIMNSFVNDIFERIASEASRLAHYNKRSTITSREIQTAVRLLLPGELAKHAVSEGTKAVTKYTSSK